Proteins encoded by one window of Nicotiana tabacum cultivar K326 chromosome 10, ASM71507v2, whole genome shotgun sequence:
- the LOC107782042 gene encoding gibberellin 2-beta-dioxygenase 1-like (The RefSeq protein has 2 substitutions compared to this genomic sequence), with amino-acid sequence MVVLSKPAIEHLSKANNCKPTSFFNGVPLIDLSKPDSKNLIVKACEEFGFFKVVNHSVPTEFITKLESEAINFFSSPLSQKEKAGPPDPFGYGNKQIGPNGDLGWVEYIFVATDSEISYHKFSSIFGVNPETIRTAVNDYASAVKKMACEILEMLEEGLKIHPRNVFSKLLMDAKSDSVFRLNHYPPCPEIQQFSGHNLIGFGEHTDPQIISVLRSNNTCGLQMSLKNGHWISVPPDPNSFFINVGDSLQVMTNGRFKSVRHRVLANSVKSRLSTIYFGGPPLRGKIAPLASLMEGEESLYKEFKWFEYKKSAYKTRLADNRLVLFEKIASK; translated from the exons atggtagtctTGTCCAAACCAGCCATTGAGCACTTGTCCAAAGCGAATAACTGCAAACCAACCTCATTCTTCAATGGTGTTCCATTGATTGACCTCTCAAAACCTGACTCTAAAAACCTCATTGTTAAGGCCTGTGAAGAATTTGGATTCTTCAAAGTCGTCAACCATAGCGTCCCTACGGAATTCATAACTAAACTTGAATCCGAAGCCATTAATTTCTTCTCCTCTCCCCTCTCTCAGAAAGAAAAAGCTGGACCACCCGACCCTTTTGGCTATGGGAATAAGCAGATTGGACCCAATGGTGATTTGGGTTGGGTCGAATACATTTTTGTGGCAACAGACTCTGAAATCAGTTACCACAAATTCTCATCTATATTCGGTGTAAACCCGGAAACAATACG CACTGCAGTAAATGATTATGCGTCAGCGGTGAAGAAAATGGCATGCGAGATTCTTGAAATGTTGGAAGAGGGATTAAAGATTCATCCGAGGAATGTTTTCAGTAAGCTTCTAATGGACGCAAAGAGTGACTCTGTTTTCAGGCTCAATCACTATCCCCCTTGTCCTGAGATTCAACAATTCAGTGACCATAATTTGATTGGATTTGGAGAGCATACTGACCCGCAAATCATATCTGTATTGAGATCCAACAACACTTGCGGACTTCAAATATCACTCAAAAATGGACACTGGATTTCTGTCCCACCTGATCCAAATTCTTTCTTCATTAATGTTGGTGATTCATTGCAG GTGATGACTAACGGGAGGTTTAAGAGTGTAAGGCACAGGGTATTGGCGAACAGTGTGAAATCAAGGCTATCAACGATATATTTTGGAGGACCGCCATTGAGGGGAAAGATAGCACCTTTGGCATCATTAATGGAAGGGGAAGAAAGCTTGTACAAAGAGTTTAAGTGGTTTGAGTACAAAAAATCTGCCTATAAAACTAGACTGGCCGATAATAGGTTGGTTCTATTTGAGAAAATTGcatccaaataa